The following proteins are co-located in the Eleginops maclovinus isolate JMC-PN-2008 ecotype Puerto Natales chromosome 23, JC_Emac_rtc_rv5, whole genome shotgun sequence genome:
- the mif gene encoding macrophage migration inhibitory factor, translating into MPMFTVNTNVAKSDVPAALLSEATEQLAKAMGKPAQYIAVHINPDQMMMFGGKGDPCALCSLHSIGKISSAQNKQYSKLLCGLLNKHLEIAPDRIYINFTDMDAANVAWNNTTFG; encoded by the exons ATGCCGAtgttcacagtgaacactaaCGTGGCTAAAAGCGATGTACCGGCGGCTCTGCTCTCCGAGGCCACCGAGCAGCTGGCCAAAGCTATGGGCAAACCTGCACAG TACATTGCTGTGCATATCAACCCTGACCAAATGATGATGTTTGGAGGAAAGGGCGACCCCTGTGCACTCTGCTCCCTCCACAGTATTGGCAAGATCAGCAGTGCTCAGAACAAGCAATACTCTAAACTCCTGTGTGGACTGCTCAACAAACACCTGGAAATCGCTCCTGACAG GATTTACATTAACTTTACAGACATGGATGCAGCCAATGTGGCCTGGAACAACACTACCTTTGGCTGA
- the si:dkeyp-121d2.7 gene encoding zinc finger protein 853, translated as MMEESVSTFETHLTAVMDSLIRASVCEITKLFQDMVNDYLVELSLNRKENEALKQRLRLTDHKLRAERKYGMGWAAQRRSAGLAAAEERAVGRQKRKVAEARSKSKKGPAASYGKRWPGGVWEEGGGGAVGMVAGGRRGKEAREMYLIQYPGDEEDEGGMMEDEEGEGSLSGEGEETANIKEEFSQTEGYQPASIQLIKEALNMDTPSRKLHTGSRATSEEELSDRPPTLHSGEREEEEEEEDWEEGSAEPSEGGMTMDELRGLESALRAERGREQAAMTASQPVSPNSEVVRGSEGSLAPKYIGLDGLEQDEELEPPTLQREEQIGPGRLKDAVRAGGELRWSKKLREGDSAVALIGQDVGEQGESEHLPHLSAPGSVGESGEEEGVEDLLHFCTQCGGGFTSEAELEEHPCPLGASHLHTGKEVFPCAHCGNEFSHAWALKNHECACNAERPHCCEICGKRFTHSRSLERHQLVHTGERPHRCPQCGRSFSRLGNLERHQRIHTGERPYGCEACGKRFSRVEYLKRHQLIHTSEKMALQCSNCASGFSDAEQLKNHQCF; from the exons ATGATGGAAGAATCGGTGTCCACATTTGAGACGCATCTGACGGCTGTCATGGACAGTCTGATCCGCGCCTCGGTGTGCGAGATCACGAAACTCTTCCAGGATATGGTGAACGACTACCTGGTGGAGCTGTCCCTCAACAGGAAGGAGAACGAGGCTCTTAAACAGCGGCTGAGGCTCACCGACCACAAGCTGAGAGCCGAGCGCAAGTACGGCATGGGCTGGGCCGCGCAGCGCCGCAGCGCCGGACTGGCGGCGGCGGAGGAGAGAGCTGTAGGGCGGCAGAAACGAAAAGTTGCGGAGGCCC gAAGCAAGTCAAAGAAGGGCCCAGCAGCATCCTATGGCAAACGCTGGCCTGGAGGTGTgtgggaggaaggaggaggaggagctgtaGGGATGGTAGCAGGAGGAAGACGGGGAAAGGAGGCCAGGGAGATGTACCTCATCCAGTACCCCggggatgaagaggatgagggAGGGATGATGGAGGACGAGGAAGGGGAGGGCAGCCTCAGCGGTGAGGGGGAGGAGACCGCCAACATCAAAGAGGAG TTTTCACAAACAGAGGGCTATCAACCCGCCTCTATTCAGCTGATCAAGGAAGCTTTGAATATGGACACGCCCAGCCGGAAGCTGCACACTGGCTCCAGAGCAACCAGCGAAG AAGAACTGTCTGATCGCCCCCCAACCCTTCATtcaggggagagggaggaggaggaggaggaggaggactgggAGGAAGGCTCAGCAGAGCCGTCGGAAGGGGGCATGACCATGGATGAGCTGAGGGGTCTTGAGTCAGCACTGAGGGCCGAGAGAGGCCGAGAACAAGCCGCCATGACGGCTTCCCAGCCTGTCAGCCCCAACTCGGAGGTAGTGCGAGGCAGCGAAGGCAGCCTGGCCCCAAAGTACATTGGCCTCGATGGATTGGAGCAGGACGAAGAGCTTGAGCCGCCgactctgcagagagaggagcagataGGACCAGGCAGGTTGAAGGACGCTGTGAGGGCCGGGGGGGAGCTGAGGTGGTCGAAGAAGCTGAGAGAGGGCGACTCGGCTGTGGCCCTGATAGGACAGGATGTGGGGGAGCAGGGAGAGTCAGAGCACCTGCCCCACCTGTCTGCTCCAGGGAGTGTCGGTGAGagtggagaagaggagggggttGAGGACCTGCTCCACTTCTGCACACAGTGTGGAGGAGGCTTCACCTCAGAGGCTGAGCTGGAGGAACACCCGTGCCCACTAGGAGCTTCTCATTTACACACCGGAAAGGAAGTTTTCCCTTGTGCCCATTGTGGCAACGAGTTCAGCCATGCCTGGGCTCTCAAGAACCACGAGTGCGCCTGTAACGCCGAGAGGCCGCACTGCTGTGAGATCTGCGGGAAGCGCTTCACACACTCGCGCTCACTGGAACGACATCAATTGGTGCACACAGGCGAGAGGCCGCACCGGTGCCCGCAATGTGGACGCAGTTTCAGCCGACTGGGCAATTTGGAGCGCCACCAGCGGATTCACACAGGGGAACGTCCATACGGGTGTGAAGCTTGCGGAAAGCGGTTCAGCCGTGTGGAGTACTTAAAGAGACACCAACTCATACACACTAGTGAAAAGATGGCACTCCAGTGCTCCAACTGTGCAAGTGGCTTTAGTGATGCGGAGCAACTGAAAAACCACCAGTGTTTTTAA
- the LOC134859699 gene encoding endonuclease domain-containing 1 protein-like — MPQKKVRNCTGALLLLLCWFDGQALGEISNDFSNCLDFFYNETPPTGVDATGYQPICQRYKNQYHFASLYHRQSRAPLYSAYSLGLADGKRPNANWKYEPQLVFSRASSEMAPFKFATTMDQNVIESQAMSDDYRNSNFTRGHLNPSMHQKTKENREATFTLTNTVPQRAGSNSGSWNTLETEVLKKFKAFCNGSMHVITGVLPYESELHWINNRVSVPEYMWSAYCCPSYRSDLPAYMQSFFPTHAAVGRNNPNSGEEIVPVDVKVKASKRGYDVRRMSLETLEGILAQRLAMSVSLFHGQCQ, encoded by the exons ATGCCTCAAAAGAAGGTAAGGAACTGCACGGGAGCTCTGCTTCTTCTCCTATGCTGGTTTGATGGCCAGGCCCTTGGAGAGATCAGCAACGACTTCTCCAATTGTCTTGATTTCTTCTACAATGAAACCCCACCAACAGGTGTTGATGCAACAGGATACCAGCCAATATGCCAGCGTTATAAGAACCAGTACCACTTTGCCAGTCTTTATCATCGCCAGAGTCGTGCACCGCTGTACTCTGCGTACAGTCTCGGTCTTGCAGATGGAAAACGGCCCAATGCTAACTGGAAGTACGAGCCACAG TTGGTGTTTTCCCGTGCCAGCTCAGAGATGGCACCCTTCAAGTTTGCTACCACCATGGATCAGAATGTGATTGAGAGCCAGGCGATGTCTGACGACTACAGGAACTCCAACTTCACAAGGGGGCATCTcaatcccagcatgcaccagaagACAAAAGAAAACCGTGAGGCCACCTTCACCCTGACAAACACAGTCCCTCAGCGTGCGGGCTCCAACAGTGGCTCATGGAACACTCTGGAGACTGAAGTGCTAAAAAAATTCAAGGCCTTCTGCAATGGGTCAATGCATGTGATCACCGGAGTCTTGCCTTATGAGTCTGAACTCCACTGGATCAATAACAGGGTGTCTGTTCCTGAGTACATGTGGTCTGCCTACTGCTGCCCATCATACAGATCTGACCTTCCTGCCTATATGCAGTCCTTCTTCCCCACACATGCTGCAGTGGGAAGAAACAACCCGAATAGTGGGGAGGAGATTGTGCCAGTTGACGTCAAGGTAAAAGCCTCGAAGAGGGGCTATGATGTGAGGCGCATGTCTTTAGAGACTCTGGAGGGCATCCTGGCACAAAGGCTGGCCATGTCAGTCAGTCTGTTTCATGGGCAGTGTCAGTAG
- the LOC134859326 gene encoding LOW QUALITY PROTEIN: zinc finger and SCAN domain-containing protein 5A-like (The sequence of the model RefSeq protein was modified relative to this genomic sequence to represent the inferred CDS: deleted 1 base in 1 codon): MPGQRSAQLQRPRLSLELNHRLKPWCQSLIDIKTSSLKQKTMESVRSAFHAQLATVMDSLLAAAVCEIAKIFESSLCEQQAQKTEEISILRGKLEKVEKRQKGKSGGNDEGELLSGDREGSMRQQTPIGSGLNVGQDLSSDLDPVEGLSQSLSGMKEEVTGQDGASVKHERAGSQPTVGSVTVQVPEVTLAAGEQRKIHTLSATQAKAKLSHWDQGRADHRSLRDQVSTPFLSISQSGRCSPRPDPDLAQPGEWLLGLDGTKGGVSGLENMQAEGTNCSGPASSSTGTDTACFRRGFGSTETSNEDDESSFPFLDQEPENHNSNQNSVQGQGARQVQPQAPPGESPWRPRDDRGGRGPINHTRRVSTFGNRDPLRTQSNSQSLALRHTHTLSHPPAPAAGNGRPYTCPYCTKCFTYPSHQRRHLLRHTGVRLHPCQFCDKSFLTPSELTVHTRTHTGERPFGCAQCGKRFARSGNLRAHQRDVHMGKRPFACTECGKRFAHRGNLRVHNHRVHQGDPYYMDEQQEPDIAPNPI, encoded by the exons ATGCCAGGGCAGAGGAGTGCACAGCTGCAGCGTCCTCGACTGTCACTGGAGCTAAACCATAGATTAAAACCTTGGTGTCAATCCCTCATTGACATTAAAACATCCTCACTGAAACAAAAGACAATGGAGTCCGTAAGAAGTGCTTTCCACGCTCAGCTGGCCACCGTCATGGACTCcctgctggctgctgctgtcTGCGAGATCGCCAAGATCTTTGAGAGCAGCCTGTGTGAACAGCAGGCGCAGAAAACAGAGGAGATCTCCATCCTCAGAGGCAAGCTGGAGAAAGTGGAGAAGAGGCAGAAGGGGAAGAGTGGAGGGAACGATGAAGGGGAGCTGTTATCAGGAGATAGAGAGGGCAGCATGAGGCAGCAGACCCCCATCGGATCAG GACTAAATGTGGGACAGGATTTGTCTTCTGATTTGGACCCAGTAGAAGGACTCAGTCAGAGCCTCAGTGGGATGAAAGAAGAGGTCACTGGCCAGGATGGAGCTTCAGTAAAACATGAG CGTGCTGGATCACAACCTACAGTAGGGTCTGTCACAGTCCAAGTCCCAGAGGTAACGCTTGCTGCTGGAGAACAAAGGAAGATACATACCCTGTCTGCTACACAAGCCAAGGCTAAAT TGTCTCACTGGGATCAGGGCCGGGCAGATCACCGATCTCTCCGGGATCAAGTCTCCACACCTTTTCTTTCCATCTCCCAGAGCGGACGGTGCTCCCCCAGGCCTGACCCTGACCTAGCACAACCAGGGGAGTGGTTACTAGGGTTGGACGGCACAAAAGGTGGGGTGTCTGGTCTGGAGAACATGCAGGCAGAAGGCACCAACTGCTCTGGTCCAGCTAGCAGCAGCACTGGCACAGACACAGCCTGCTTCAGACGGGGTTTTGGCTCT ACTGAGACCAGCAACGAAGACGACGAAAGCTCCTTCCCTTTTCTGGACCAGGAGCCTGAGAACCACAACTCTAATCAAAACTCTGTGCAGGGCCAGGGGGCACGGCAGGTTCAGCCTCAAGCCCCACCTGGTGAATCTCCATGGAGACCCAGAGATGACAGGGGAGGGAGAGGCCCCATCAATCACACACGGCGGGTTTCAACTTTTGGCAATAGAGACCCTCTCCGAACCCAGTCCAATTCACAATCGCTCGCtctgcgacacacacacactctcagccaccctccagctccagctgcaGGGAATGGACGACCTTACACCTGCCCATACTGCACCAAGTGTTTCACCTACCCCTCCCACCAGCGCAGACACCTTTTACGCCACACAGGAGTCAGACTTCATCCATGTCAGTTTTGTGACAAGAGTTTCCTCACCCCTTCTGAACTGACTGTgcacacccgcacacacacaggggagcGGCCTTTTGGCTGCGCCCAATGCGGAAAACGTTTTGCCCGCAGTGGGAACTTAAGAGCCCACCAACGGGACGTTCACATGGGGAAGAGACCCTTTGCTTGCACAGAGTGCGGGAAGAGGTTTGCCCACAGAGGGAACCTGAGGGTGCACAATCACAGAGTTCACCAAGGAGACCCCTACTACATGGACGAGCAGCAGGAGCCCGACATAGCCCCTAATCCCATTTGa